From the genome of Miscanthus floridulus cultivar M001 chromosome 10, ASM1932011v1, whole genome shotgun sequence, one region includes:
- the LOC136488957 gene encoding uncharacterized protein, protein MSYEAAVASAGRDDAVLAKSFVIAAEGDTLAWYSMLKPSTVYSWENLRDKILANFKGLTAQSLTSTDLFQCKQMQGETLHDYFQKFMQLKAKAPDVPDEIAIEAAIKGLRIGPFAAHLAREKPTSIQQLYDQFEKYYRSNNDLRKRLEEQGQNRQQNSSKNPQKTYTNQNVSNQKPGQGQVLSIEGQPHTEQWQ, encoded by the coding sequence ATGAGTTACGaagcagcagtagcctccgccggcaGAGACGACGCCGTCTtagcaaagtcatttgtcattgcagccgaaggtgacacactggcttggtattctatgctcaaaccaagtacAGTCTACTCTTGGGAgaacctccgggacaagatattggcaaacttcaaaggcctaacagcacagtcgctgacttccacagatctgttTCAGTgtaagcaaatgcagggagagacactccATGACTACTTCCAGAAATtcatgcaactaaaggcgaaggcaccagatgtcccagacgagatcgccatcgaagcagcaatcaaaggcctccgaattgGGCCGTTCGCAGCACACTTAGCAAGAGAGAAACCAACCTCCATACAGCAATTGTATGACCAATTTGAGAAGTACTACAGATCAAACAATGACCTGCGCAagaggctggaggagcaaggtcaaaacagacaacaaaacagcagcaaaaatccccagaaaacctatacgaaccagaatgtatcaaatcagaagccaggccaggggcaagtgctcagtatCGAGGGTCAACCCCACACTGAGCAATGGCAATAG